The following are encoded together in the Humulus lupulus chromosome 5, drHumLupu1.1, whole genome shotgun sequence genome:
- the LOC133779727 gene encoding uncharacterized protein LOC133779727 — MQKNIPFIWDEACQNAFESIKRYLLHPPVLIAPILGKPLILYITALDRSLGALLAQNNEDGKEVALYYLSRTLHYLPSHTVTLVSKANPLRYILSKLVLSRQLAKWSMILSEFEINFVPQKAIKGQALADFLVAYPIPDNMELHEDLPDEEQKCEAGAGIVFVTPFGGLIPYSFHILAICTNNVAEYEALIIGIEIALEMQIQSLEKCSFDGMLLRCLSKEEASHALQETHAGTCGAHQAGPKLSAQFKRLSYYWPTMVQDAINFAKCCKLCQLHGDFIHQPPQPLHPSIFSWPFETWGMDGIGPFTPPSSKIHKYILTVTDYFSKWAKGVPLKEVRAEDVANFIRTHIIYRYEVP, encoded by the exons ATGCAGAAAAATATACCATTCATATGGGATGAGGCATGCCAAAATGCTTTTGAAAGTATCAAGCGATACTTGTTACACCCACCAGTGTTGATAGCTCCAATTTTAGGAAAGCCATTGATATTGTATATCACAGCATTAGATCGCTCTTTAGGAGCATTGCTGGCACAAAATAACGAGGATGGAAAAGAAGTCGCCCTTTATTACTTAAGTAGAACTTTG CATTACTTACCCTCACACACTGTGACATTAGTGTCAAAAGCTAACCCTTTGAGGTACATTCTATCAAAACTCGTGTTGTCTAGACAACTGGCAAAATGGTCCATGATCTTGTCAGAGTTTGAAATCAACTTTGTCCCACAAaaagcaataaaaggacaagcattggctgaTTTTCTAGTAGCGTACCCGATTCCAGACAATATGGAGTTGCATGAGGACCTTCCAGACGAGGAA CAAAAGTGTGAGGCAGGTGCTGGCATTGTCTTTGTGACACCTTTTGGAGGACTGATACCTTACTCTTTTCACATTTTGGCTATATGTACCAATAATGTAGCAGAATATGAAGCGTTAATAATCGGTATCGAAATTGCACTTGAAATGCAAATACAATCACTAGAG AAGTGTTCTTTTGATGGGATGTTGCTAAGATGTCTTTCAAAAGAAGAGGCGTCACATGCGCTTCAAGAAACTCATGCTGGTACATGTGGTGCACACCAAGCTGGCCCCAAATTGTCAGCTCAATTCAAACGGTTGAGTTACTATTGGCCTACTATGGTTCAAGATGCGATTAATTTTGCCAAATGTTGCAAGTTGTGTCAACTACATGGAGATTTTATCCATCAACCCCCTCAACCACTTCATCCTTCTATATTTTCATGGCCTTTTGAAACATGGGGAATGGATGGCATTGGTCCTTTCACGCCACCATCTTCCAAAATCCATAAATACATCCTAACCGTTACAGATTATTTCTCGAAGTGGGCTAAAGGTGTACCCTTAAAAGAAGTACGTGCAGAAGATGTCGCCAACTTCATAAGAACTCACATAATTTATCGTTATGAAGTTCCATAA